One window of Microcoleus vaginatus PCC 9802 genomic DNA carries:
- a CDS encoding branched-chain amino acid ABC transporter substrate-binding protein: MLKRKQQTNQPMNFSQKSGGKSPTRPKTNSTQNLGAAGLRKLLFAAGIASLCASCQNPPAPTATTPGGSPGTSPAATPVAVSSPGDPNTVKIVSMLPMTGSALGQAQTLVNGIQQALAETNSKACDGKIQIQYEVYDDATAAAGKWDPAQVTSNSNKAVADGSVVAVIGHYNSGAAKLSIPVLNQANIVMISPANTYPGLTKPGKGEAKEPNVYYPAGTRNFTRVVPADDLQGAVAGNWAKSLGVQKVYILDDQELYGKGIADVFEPTAKKLGIQVLGREGIDIKASDYKALMNKIKALNPDMIYFGGTTQSNAGQIIKDMRNVGMTPEAVKFMGPDGIKEQALIDAAGKDAEGIYATFGGLPPQELTGAGAKWYTNYKAKYNAEPEAYAAYAYEAAKVAIGAINKVCKNDRAAIREAVLATKDFNGVLGTWSFDTNGDTSLTTMSGNVVKGGKWEFVNALKLE, translated from the coding sequence ATGCTAAAACGCAAGCAACAAACGAACCAACCTATGAACTTTTCCCAGAAGTCAGGGGGCAAAAGTCCCACACGCCCAAAAACCAACTCAACACAGAATCTCGGCGCCGCAGGATTGCGGAAATTACTTTTTGCCGCCGGAATAGCCTCTCTGTGCGCTAGCTGTCAAAATCCTCCAGCACCCACCGCCACAACTCCCGGAGGCAGCCCCGGAACAAGTCCCGCAGCCACTCCCGTCGCAGTCAGCAGCCCCGGAGATCCAAATACTGTCAAAATTGTCTCCATGCTGCCGATGACAGGCAGCGCCTTGGGTCAAGCTCAAACACTCGTCAACGGCATCCAACAAGCACTGGCAGAAACCAACTCCAAAGCTTGCGACGGCAAAATCCAAATCCAATACGAAGTTTACGATGACGCCACCGCCGCCGCCGGCAAATGGGACCCGGCCCAAGTAACGTCCAACTCCAACAAAGCCGTCGCTGACGGTTCGGTAGTTGCCGTCATCGGTCACTATAACTCCGGTGCCGCCAAACTTTCCATTCCCGTGCTCAACCAAGCTAACATCGTCATGATCAGTCCGGCCAACACTTATCCGGGACTGACTAAACCAGGAAAAGGCGAAGCCAAAGAACCGAACGTTTATTATCCCGCTGGCACTCGTAATTTCACCCGCGTTGTCCCCGCTGACGACCTTCAAGGGGCTGTAGCGGGCAACTGGGCGAAATCTTTAGGCGTGCAAAAAGTGTACATTCTCGACGACCAAGAACTCTACGGCAAAGGCATCGCTGATGTTTTTGAACCAACTGCTAAAAAGTTGGGAATTCAAGTCCTCGGAAGAGAGGGAATTGATATTAAAGCTAGCGACTATAAGGCGTTAATGAATAAGATCAAAGCTTTAAATCCCGACATGATTTACTTCGGTGGCACTACTCAGAGCAACGCCGGACAAATAATTAAAGACATGAGAAATGTCGGAATGACGCCTGAGGCAGTTAAATTCATGGGACCTGACGGCATTAAAGAGCAAGCTTTAATTGACGCGGCGGGCAAAGATGCCGAAGGAATTTACGCTACTTTTGGCGGCTTGCCTCCTCAAGAATTGACTGGTGCGGGCGCCAAGTGGTACACAAATTACAAGGCAAAATATAATGCTGAACCGGAAGCTTATGCAGCTTACGCCTATGAAGCTGCTAAAGTTGCGATCGGCGCCATTAATAAAGTTTGCAAAAATGACCGCGCTGCTATCCGCGAAGCTGTCTTGGCAACTAAAGATTTTAACGGGGTACTCGGCACTTGGAGTTTTGACACCAACGGCGACACGAGCTTGACTACAATGTCAGGAAATGTTGTTAAAGGTGGCAAGTGGGAGTTCGTGAATGCGCTCAAGCTCGAATAA
- a CDS encoding FAD-binding protein: MKHYPVAIVGAGPAGLTAAYELVKQGIIPVVLEKGDKVGGIARTETYKGYRFDIGGHRFYTKVEAVQQLWQEVLGNEFIKVPRLSRIFYRGKFFNYPISAFNTLFNLGIIESTLIILSYLKVRIWPLTEEKTFEQWVINRFGERLYKTFFKTYTEKVWGIPCSEIQADWAAQRIKGLSLTTAIINALFGSNDTKTLIKEFDYPALGPGMMWEKFAEAVENKDGKVYLDTKVISFEREGNKIKSITAEQNGEVVQYSADNFITSMPISALVARMKPQPPEEVLHAARSLKYRDFLIVSLIVNRKDLFPDNWIYIHSPEVKVGRIQNFKNWSAALVPDASKSCLGMEYFCSVGDEVWEMSDAQLIELATRELVGLGLATTAEVEDGVVIRQPKAYPVYDGEYRGHLQVLEGFVKGIENLQTIGRNGMHRYNNQDHSMLTGMLAVRNILGEKHDLWDVNTERSYYEDFSVDRSKEKSDSSLISQSS, from the coding sequence GTGAAACATTATCCTGTTGCGATCGTCGGTGCAGGTCCTGCGGGCTTGACTGCTGCCTACGAGCTCGTCAAGCAAGGCATTATCCCTGTTGTACTAGAAAAAGGTGATAAAGTTGGGGGAATAGCTCGCACCGAAACCTACAAAGGCTATCGTTTCGACATTGGCGGCCACCGCTTTTATACTAAAGTTGAAGCCGTGCAGCAGTTGTGGCAAGAGGTATTAGGAAATGAGTTTATTAAAGTGCCACGATTGTCGCGAATTTTTTATCGAGGTAAATTTTTTAACTATCCGATCAGTGCCTTCAATACTCTCTTTAATTTGGGCATAATTGAGAGTACGCTGATTATTTTGAGTTATCTGAAAGTGAGAATTTGGCCACTTACGGAAGAAAAAACTTTTGAACAGTGGGTGATCAATCGTTTTGGCGAACGCTTGTATAAAACATTTTTTAAGACTTACACTGAAAAAGTTTGGGGCATTCCTTGTTCGGAAATTCAAGCAGATTGGGCGGCCCAGCGGATTAAAGGATTGTCACTGACGACAGCAATTATTAATGCTTTGTTTGGCAGCAACGACACTAAAACATTAATCAAAGAATTTGATTATCCGGCTTTGGGGCCGGGGATGATGTGGGAAAAGTTCGCGGAAGCTGTGGAGAATAAAGACGGCAAAGTTTATCTGGATACTAAAGTGATTAGCTTTGAGCGTGAAGGTAATAAGATTAAAAGTATTACTGCGGAGCAAAACGGAGAAGTAGTTCAATATTCGGCGGATAATTTCATTACGAGTATGCCGATATCGGCACTGGTAGCAAGAATGAAACCGCAGCCGCCCGAAGAGGTGCTGCACGCCGCGCGATCGCTCAAATATCGAGATTTTTTGATTGTATCACTGATTGTCAATCGCAAGGATTTGTTTCCTGACAACTGGATTTACATTCACTCCCCTGAAGTCAAAGTGGGACGAATTCAAAACTTTAAGAATTGGAGCGCCGCTTTAGTTCCCGACGCCAGCAAAAGTTGTTTGGGAATGGAATATTTCTGTAGCGTAGGCGACGAGGTTTGGGAAATGTCGGACGCGCAACTTATCGAATTAGCAACTCGCGAGTTGGTTGGTTTGGGTTTAGCAACAACTGCCGAGGTTGAAGATGGAGTTGTCATACGGCAACCCAAAGCTTATCCAGTCTATGATGGCGAATATCGAGGACACTTGCAGGTACTTGAAGGTTTTGTGAAGGGAATTGAGAATTTGCAGACGATCGGGCGAAACGGTATGCACCGATACAACAACCAAGACCATTCCATGCTGACGGGGATGCTGGCTGTGAGAAATATTCTCGGCGAAAAGCACGATTTGTGGGATGTGAATACTGAGCGATCGTACTATGAAGACTTTAGTGTCGATCGCTCAAAAGAAAAAAGCGATTCGTCTTTAATCTCGCAATCAAGCTGA
- a CDS encoding glycosyltransferase — MISTADPTVSVIIPVHNGGAYFRTCLSKLAQAVPRPIEIIVVADGESDGSWRLAKEFGAKVIRIPECGGPARARNLGAQAAKGDILFFVDADVAVCPEAVGYAISVFKNNPYLAAFIGSYDDDPGDPDFLSQYRNLLHHYVHQTGNEEASTFWGACGVIRREIFLQMGGFNESYRQASIEDIEFGYRLKQAGYNIRLCKTLQVKHLKQWKPMGMVKADFFYRALPWTELIWRDRKLNNDLNLQVSNRISVILTYAVLLAILGTCWSLSFLLLAGLLAIPLVAINAPLYRFFHRKHGILFALKTIPWHWLFYFYSGLAFAIGTGRYLYQKKPVTGKVSLPVSAQ, encoded by the coding sequence ATGATTTCTACCGCCGACCCCACTGTATCCGTTATTATCCCAGTCCACAACGGGGGCGCTTACTTCCGCACCTGTTTGTCAAAACTGGCTCAAGCTGTGCCCAGGCCGATCGAGATTATTGTAGTAGCAGATGGCGAAAGCGACGGTTCTTGGCGTCTGGCCAAGGAATTCGGCGCCAAAGTCATCAGGATTCCCGAATGCGGGGGGCCAGCGCGGGCAAGGAATTTGGGTGCCCAAGCTGCAAAGGGAGATATTCTGTTTTTTGTGGATGCTGATGTCGCTGTTTGTCCAGAAGCTGTGGGCTATGCGATATCGGTGTTCAAAAATAATCCCTACTTAGCTGCTTTCATTGGCTCTTACGACGATGATCCTGGAGATCCTGATTTTCTATCGCAGTACAGGAACTTGCTGCACCACTACGTGCACCAAACAGGTAACGAAGAAGCTTCGACTTTTTGGGGCGCTTGCGGAGTGATTCGCCGGGAAATTTTTTTGCAGATGGGCGGCTTTAATGAGAGTTACCGCCAAGCTTCGATCGAAGATATTGAGTTCGGCTACCGTTTGAAACAAGCAGGTTATAACATTCGGCTGTGCAAAACATTGCAGGTGAAACATTTAAAGCAGTGGAAACCGATGGGTATGGTAAAAGCTGACTTTTTCTACCGAGCACTGCCTTGGACAGAACTGATTTGGCGCGATCGGAAATTGAATAACGACCTCAACTTGCAAGTTTCAAACCGCATCAGCGTGATTTTAACTTATGCCGTCTTGCTGGCAATTTTGGGAACCTGCTGGTCGCTGAGCTTTCTCCTACTGGCTGGTTTGCTAGCCATACCACTGGTAGCAATTAATGCACCACTTTACAGATTTTTTCACCGTAAACACGGTATCCTATTTGCCCTGAAAACTATTCCGTGGCACTGGCTTTTCTACTTTTACAGCGGACTGGCATTCGCGATCGGCACTGGTCGCTACTTATACCAAAAAAAGCCTGTGACTGGCAAAGTTAGCTTGCCAGTATCGGCTCAATAA
- a CDS encoding glycosyltransferase family 2 protein: MNTSQNTLNQPLVSVIIPAFNAENFIAKTLESVLSQTYQNIQVLVVDDGSTDTTAEIITSFVQKDSRVSLFHQPNAGVAVARNLAIEKSKGEYIAPIDADDIWYPHNLEKQVKCLTSSAPSVGVVYSWSVDINEKDLLTGGFYNSTIEGEVYTALIYKYFIGNASSSLIRRVCFAKVGGYNCKLKLENAQGCEDWELHLRIAEHYQFKVVPEYLVGYRQIASSMSSNYAAMAKSHSLIMADVRQQHPEIPSSIYRWSSSNFYIYLAVKSNRSGNHRSTLSWLYRAFKEDLSMALLRHNLYLLFIESILKIIVTPPPASELELKPASESSEGTTLARIETRTKAHRMLPSQVYERMRFNSLGNLKSK, encoded by the coding sequence ATGAATACCTCACAAAACACTTTAAATCAGCCATTAGTTTCAGTCATCATACCAGCTTTCAACGCTGAAAATTTTATTGCTAAAACCTTAGAGTCTGTCTTATCTCAAACTTATCAAAACATACAAGTTTTAGTAGTTGATGACGGCTCTACAGATACAACAGCCGAAATAATCACATCTTTTGTTCAAAAAGATAGCAGAGTCAGCTTATTCCACCAGCCAAATGCCGGCGTCGCCGTCGCCCGCAACTTAGCAATTGAAAAATCAAAAGGCGAATATATTGCTCCCATCGATGCCGACGATATTTGGTATCCCCACAACCTAGAAAAACAAGTGAAATGCCTGACTTCCTCAGCACCATCTGTCGGAGTTGTCTATTCCTGGTCAGTTGATATAAATGAAAAAGACTTGCTCACAGGTGGATTTTATAACTCCACCATCGAAGGAGAAGTTTACACAGCATTAATTTATAAATATTTTATAGGCAATGCCAGTTCATCTCTAATCCGCCGCGTTTGTTTTGCAAAAGTCGGCGGTTACAACTGCAAACTTAAACTAGAAAACGCTCAAGGCTGCGAAGACTGGGAACTTCACCTCCGCATAGCCGAACATTATCAATTTAAAGTCGTGCCAGAATACTTAGTTGGCTATCGGCAGATTGCCAGCAGTATGTCTAGCAACTATGCAGCAATGGCAAAATCTCACTCTTTAATTATGGCCGATGTCCGGCAGCAACATCCCGAAATTCCCAGCAGCATTTATCGCTGGTCTAGCAGCAATTTTTACATTTACTTAGCTGTTAAAAGCAACCGCAGCGGCAATCACCGGAGTACATTATCTTGGCTTTATAGAGCTTTCAAAGAAGATTTATCAATGGCACTTTTGCGACACAATTTGTATCTGCTCTTTATAGAAAGTATATTAAAAATAATAGTTACACCGCCACCTGCATCAGAGTTAGAGTTAAAACCAGCATCTGAATCGAGTGAAGGAACGACACTTGCTAGGATTGAGACGCGGACGAAGGCTCACAGAATGTTACCCTCGCAAGTATATGAAAGAATGCGATTTAACAGTTTAGGAAATCTAAAATCTAAATAA
- a CDS encoding DNA starvation/stationary phase protection protein, whose translation MRKLNIGLSDEQRAGVIELLNHDLSDAYLLLIKTKKYHWDVVGPQFRSLHQLWEEHYQALTLNIDAMAERVRTLGGYPIGTAEGFLKYGSIKEHIGDLPLATEMVSRLVDDHELVIRNLRQHVQQCGEEFNDDGTADFLTGLMEQHEQMAWMLRSFIEGESLAPDGQQPKAQTPTASHA comes from the coding sequence ATGCGTAAGTTAAACATAGGTCTATCTGACGAGCAACGTGCAGGCGTTATCGAACTGTTGAATCACGACCTGTCAGATGCTTATCTGCTGTTAATCAAAACCAAAAAGTATCACTGGGATGTAGTGGGCCCACAGTTTCGATCGCTCCACCAGTTGTGGGAAGAACACTATCAGGCGTTAACACTAAATATCGATGCTATGGCCGAACGGGTGAGAACTTTAGGTGGGTATCCAATTGGTACTGCTGAGGGTTTTCTGAAGTATGGCTCGATTAAAGAACATATCGGCGATTTGCCTTTGGCTACGGAAATGGTATCGCGTTTAGTGGATGACCACGAATTAGTTATTCGCAATCTCCGCCAACACGTCCAACAGTGCGGTGAAGAGTTTAACGATGACGGCACCGCAGACTTTTTGACTGGTTTGATGGAACAGCACGAGCAAATGGCTTGGATGTTGCGCTCGTTTATTGAAGGCGAATCCCTGGCGCCAGACGGCCAGCAGCCGAAAGCTCAAACTCCTACAGCTTCTCACGCTTAG